One Aspergillus oryzae RIB40 DNA, chromosome 2 genomic window carries:
- a CDS encoding glycerol kinase (ribulose kinase and related carbohydrate kinases), with amino-acid sequence MQPSEIFVGSIDQGTTSTRFLIFNREGEPVASHQVEFPQIYPKSGWHEHNPLDLVSSVETCVEQAVKQFESTGYSRNDIKAVGITNQRETTVVWDYETGEPLCNAIVWTDTRSQAIVKDLKEKPGASRLQQICGLPLSTYSSSSKLLWMLTNVPRVKDAYERGTLAFGTVDTWLVYRLNGGHQANVFVSDPTNASRTMFMNLETLEYDNSLLDFFDIRGRVHLPKIVPSSDTKAYGAISDGILAGVPIMGCLGDQSSALVGQKGFSPGMAKNTYGTGCFLLYNVGEKPVISKHGLLATVAYHFDGKPVYALEGSIAVGGSGVKFLQNNLEFFKESKEVNDLALTVEDNGGCVFVTAFSGLFAPYWIDDAKGTIFGITQYTKKGHIARATLEATCFQTKAILDAMEKDSGHALSELAVDGGMSNSDLAMQTQADLISIPVYRPKMRETTALGAAIAAGLAVGLWRNFAELRDINRAGGAVFEPRISRQQSAESFALWEKAVESDVSSETTALHP; translated from the exons ATGCAGCCATCAGAGATCTTCGTGGGTTCGATTGACCAGGGTACGACCAGTACCAGGTTTCTGATCTTCAATCGCGAAGGGGAACCGGTGGCCTCGCATCAAGTCGAATTCCCACAGATCTATCCAAAATCAGG GTGGCATGAGCATAACCCACTTGACCTTGTGTCTTCCGTTGAAACATGCGTTGAACAAGCAGTTAAACAGTTTGAATCCACTGGATATTCtcgcaatgatatcaaagctGTTGGGATTACCAACCAGAGAGAAACTACCGTCGTTTGGGATTATGAAACTGGCGAGCCATTGTGCAATGCCATCGTATGGACGGACACTCGATCACAAGCGATTGTCAAAGACTTGAAGGAGAAACCAGGGGCTTCACGATTACAGCAAATCTGTGGCCTCCCATTGTCAACCTATTCATCCTCGTCTAAGCTGCTATGGATGCTCACGAACGTCCCCAGGGTCAAGGATGCTTATGAGCGAGGTACACTAGCTTTTGGTACAGTCGACACATGGCTCGTGTATCGTTTGAACGGTGGCCACCAAGCAAATGTGTTTGTTTCGGACCCTACCAATGCGTCACGGACTATGTTCATGAACCTAGAAACTCTAGAGTACGACAACTCgctcttggacttctttgaTATTCGAGGAAGAGTTCATCTACCAAAGATTGTTCCATCCTCCGATACCAAAGCCTATGGAGCTATCTCAGATGGAATCCTCGCTGGCGTCCCTATCATGGGTTGTCTTGGCGATCAATCCTCGGCACTTGTAGGTCAAAAAGGGTTCTCACCAGGAATGGCAAAGAACACATACGGCACAGGGTGTTTCCTCCTTTACAATGTTGGCGAAAAGCCTGTTATTTCCAAACACGGATTATTGGCCACAGTAGCCTATCATTTTGATGGAAAACCAGTGTACGCTCTGGAGGGAAGCATCGCTGTTGGTGGCTCGGGAGTCAAGTTCCTGCAGAACAATCTCGAGTTCTTCAAGGAATCCAAAGAAGTTAACGATTTGGCCCTCACGGTGGAGGATAACGGAGGATGCGTTTTTGTTACTGCGTTCAGTGGTCTCTTTGCACCTTATTGGATTGACGACGCCAAAGGAACCATCT TCGGAATTACACAGTACACGAAAAAAGGCCACATCGCCAGGGCCACACTTGAAGCGACCTGCTTCCAAACGAAGGCAATTTTGGACGCGATGGAAAAAGACAGCGGCCACGCGCTGTCTGAGCTGGCAGTTGACGGAGGAATGAGTAACTCTGATCTTGCAATGCAG ACCCAAGCAGACCTGATCTCCATTCCGGTCTATCGCCCTAAGATGCGAGAGACGACCGCGTTAGGTGCCGCCATTGCTGCCGGTCTGGCGGTTGGGCTTTGGCGAAATTTTGCCGAACTGCGCGATATCAACCGTGCTGGTGGTGCGGTCTTTGAACCTAGGATTAGCCGTCAGCAAAGTGCCGAGTCATTTGCTCTCTGGGAAAAGGCA GTCGAATCAGATGTCTCGAGCGAGACCACAGCTCTCCATCCGTGA
- a CDS encoding MIP/aquaporin family protein (glycerol uptake facilitator and related permeases (Major Intrinsic Protein Family)), with product MKQIIEHTTTDHQDGTHVAVLSTDKPVSPALDITLSSDQTEPAHPQLLWGKTREYIRDGASEFFGTMILVLFGDGVVAQVTLSHGEKGDYQSISWGWGLGVMLGVYASGISGSHINPAVTLASCILRKFPWRKFPIYLVAQVLGAMCGAAIVYGNYKSAIDVYEGGPGIRTVPGYSPNATAGIFCTYPAAFMTQTGQFFSEFIASAILMFMIFALKDDTNLGAGPLTPLALFFVVFGIGACFGWETGYAINLARDFGPRLLTYMLGYGPHVWTAGNYYFWVPIIAPFLGCTFGGWIYDMFLYTGAESPVNTPYIGLRRLVTPLRPKHHDSGNHTMTLLILSWMLPLIKVLSQDRFQLFGSDKILVERGYVLRSVFRLGILLLPNGYPFLFQIFCSTSSL from the exons ATGAAGCAAATCATCGAACATACTACTACGGATCACCAGGATGGCACGCATGTTGCTGTTCTCTCGACCGATAAGCCTGTATCTCCTGCGCTGGACATCACCCTCAGCTCAGATCAGACGGAGCCCGCTCACCCCCAGCTTCTATGGGGCAAGACGAGAGAATACATCCGTGACGGCGCTTCCGAGTTCTTCGGCACAATGATACTAGTTCTCTTCGGGGACGGCGTCGTCGCGCAGGTCACCCTGAGCCACGGCGAGAAAGGCGACTACCAGTCCATCTCATGGGGCTGGGG CCTCGGAGTCATGCTCGGGGTCTACGCCAGCGGCATATCAGGCTCGCACATCAACCCCGCCGTAACCCTCGCCAGCTGCATCCTGCGCAAATTCCCCTGGCGAAAATTCCCTATCTACCTCGTCGCCCAAGTCCTCGGCGCCATGTGCGGCGCAGCAATCGTCTACGGCAACTACAAATCCGCCATCGACGTCTACGAAGGTGGCCCCGGTATCCGCACCGTCCCAGGTTACTCGCCCAACGCAACAGCCGGGATCTTCTGCACCTACCCAGCCGCCTTCATGACCCAGACGGGCCAATTCTTCTCGGAATTCATCGCCAGCGCCATCCtcatgttcatgatcttcgcCCTGAAAGACGACACCAATCTCGGCGCCGGCCCCCTCACGCCCCTcgccctcttcttcgtcgtcttcggcaTCGGCGCCTGCTTCGGTTGGGAGACCGGTTACGCTATAAACCTGGCCCGGGATTTCGGGCCCCGTTTACTAACCTATATGCTCGGGTATGGTCCGCATGTGTGGACGGCTGGGAATTATTACTTCTGG GTCCCTATTATCGCCCCTTTCCTTGGATGTACCTTCGGCGGCTGGATCTACGACATGTTCCTCTATACTGGAGCCGAGAGCCCGGTTAATACACCCTACATCGGTCTCCGGAGACTCGTCACACCGCTACGTCCAAAGCACCATGACTCGGGAAATCAT ACTATGACACTCTTGATTTTATCATGGATGTTGCCACTAATTAAGGTTTTATCACAAGATCGATTTCA GCTGTTTGGGAGTGATAAAATATTAGTAGAACGGGGCTATGTTCTGCGTTCTGTTTTCCGGCTGGGAATATTATTATTGCCCAATGGATATCCTTTCCTATTTCAGATTTTTtgtagtactagtagtctgTAA
- a CDS encoding glycoside hydrolase family 16 protein (predicted protein) → MRVPVINAAVLLLSSAIPVLAQTYSDCNPLSKTCPAKPAYGTSGTFDFTQGQSNDFADVGGPTYGSDGAEFTVAKQGDAPLIQSGWYIMFGHVEFVIKAAPGTGIVSSAVLQSDDLDEIDWEWLGGNNVLVQSNYFGKGNTDSFNRGATHDNVGNHDSFHTYTIDWTSEQIVWQIDGKTVRVLTPDTAATNQYPQTPMMVKVGVWAGGDPNNPQGTIDWAGGKTDYDAGPYTMYLKSLKVTDYSTGTEYSYGDQSGSWQSIKSTGGKINGNIAADSPAQPASTSTYPTISSSRTTITSTDTAVTSMQRTISPTRSFSSSTLTMPPSISTDSPSSTTEASGSKGTGNSPASTTTAHIAPNVGAANTMFDAPLSMVALYVVVGSALVML, encoded by the exons ATGAGGGTGCCAGTAATCAATGCGGCGGTTCTCCTGCTGTCCTCTGCAATACCCGTGTTGGCTCAGACATATTCGGACTGCAACCCTTTAAGCAAAA CATGCCCTGCAAAACCTGCATATGGCACGTCAGGTACCTTTGACTTCACCCAGGGTCAATCAAATGATTTTGCAGATGTTGGAGGTCCTACGTATGGTAGCGATGGCGCCGAGTTCACGGTGGCCAAACAGGGCGATGCCCCGTTAATACAGTCTGGCTGGTACATCATGTTTGGACATGTCGAGTTCGTGATCAAGGCTGCCCCAGGGACGGGTATCGTCAGCAGTGCTGTTCTACAGTCAGACGACTTGGACGAAATCGATTGGGAGTGGCTTGGGGGCAATAATGTTTTAGTCCAGTCTAACTACTTCGGAAAGGGAAACACTGATAGCTTCAACCGTGGCGCTACCCATGATAATGTGGGAAATCACGACAGTTTCCACACCTACACTATCGACTGGACCAGCGAACAGATTGTCTGGCAGATCGACGGTAAGACCGTTCGGGTACTGACTCCGGATACCGCGGCGAccaatcaatatcctcaaacCCCGATGATGGTTAAAGTTGGAGTCTGGGCTGGTGGTGATCCAAACAACCCGCAGGGTACTATTG ACTGGGCGGGTGGAAAGACTGATTACGACGCTGGCCCCTACACAATGTACTTGAAATCACTCAAGGTGACCGATTATTCAACCGGCACAGAGTACTCATACGGTGATCAGAGTGGGTCATGGCAGTCGATCAAGTCGACCGGTGGAAAGATCAATGGTAATATTGCCGCTGA CTCCCCAGCCCAACCAGCCAGCACATCGACTTACCCAACTATCTCTTCGTCGCGTACGACTATTACCTCAACAGATACAGCCGTCACTTCCATGCAGCGGACTATCTCTCCGACACGATCATTTAGCTCTTCAACATTGACCATGCCACCATCGATTTCCACCGACTCCCCCTCTTCCACGACTGAGGCGAGCGGCTCTAAGGGTACTGGGAACTCCCCTGCCTCCACGACTACAGCCCATATTGCGCCTAATGTAGGGGCTGCGAACACTATGTTTGACGCCCCTTTGTCCATGGTCGCTCTTTACGTGGTGGTTGGCAGTGCGCTGGTCATGTTGTGA